The following are encoded together in the Corynebacterium jeikeium genome:
- the greA gene encoding transcription elongation factor GreA produces MAENQTRWLTQESYDRLNTELTALKENRPVLAAEINERREEGDLKENGGYHAAREQQGQEEARITYLEELLDSATIGEAPQESGVALVGSVIHVYYDGDEDDKETFLIGTRGLESSNPDLETYSTDAPLGAAIVGAKVGETREYQTPAGDTVSVTIVSAEPYDPDLDVPRADQ; encoded by the coding sequence ATGGCCGAGAACCAGACTCGCTGGCTGACCCAGGAATCTTACGACCGACTGAATACAGAACTGACGGCTCTGAAGGAAAACCGTCCGGTGCTGGCAGCCGAGATTAACGAGCGCCGCGAAGAGGGCGACTTGAAGGAGAACGGCGGCTACCACGCAGCCCGCGAACAGCAGGGCCAGGAGGAAGCACGCATCACCTACCTGGAGGAGCTGCTGGATAGCGCCACCATCGGTGAGGCTCCGCAGGAGTCCGGCGTGGCACTGGTTGGTTCCGTGATCCACGTTTACTACGACGGCGACGAGGACGATAAGGAGACCTTCCTGATCGGTACCCGTGGCCTGGAGTCTTCCAACCCGGACCTGGAGACCTACTCCACCGATGCTCCGCTGGGCGCGGCCATCGTCGGCGCCAAGGTTGGCGAGACCCGCGAGTACCAGACCCCTGCCGGCGATACTGTATCTGTGACGATCGTTTCGGCTGAGCCTTACGACCCGGACCTGGACGTTCCGCGCGCGGATCAGTAG
- the coaA gene encoding type I pantothenate kinase, which produces MGAMTSPSPYIELDRTQWRTLRKSMPQVLTEDELEQLRGIGDEIDLEEVSEVYLPLSRLIFLRVEAHRRLNAATETFLGEAMPPIPYIIGVCGSVAVGKSTTARVLQVLLQRWETNPRVDLVTTDGFLLPTAELERRKLMHRKGFPESYDQAELLSFITKVKSGTQKVQAPVYSHEAYDRIPDQAITVDRPDILIVEGLNVLQTGPTLMVSDLFDFSVYVDARREDIEDWYIDRFLRLKNTAFKDPKAHFHHFANFSDEEATVVAREIWQTVNLPNLMENILPTRVRASLVLRKGPDHLVQKVRMRKI; this is translated from the coding sequence ATGGGTGCTATGACTTCCCCCAGCCCTTACATTGAGCTGGACCGTACTCAGTGGCGCACCTTAAGAAAGTCGATGCCCCAGGTCCTCACCGAAGATGAACTGGAACAGCTCCGCGGCATCGGCGATGAAATCGACCTGGAAGAAGTCTCCGAGGTCTACCTCCCGCTGTCCCGCCTGATTTTCCTACGCGTCGAAGCGCACCGCAGGCTCAACGCCGCCACTGAAACGTTCCTCGGCGAAGCAATGCCGCCGATCCCTTACATCATCGGCGTCTGCGGCTCCGTCGCCGTCGGCAAGTCCACCACCGCCCGCGTGCTGCAGGTTCTGCTGCAGCGCTGGGAGACAAACCCGCGGGTGGACCTCGTAACCACTGATGGCTTCCTGCTGCCCACCGCAGAGCTCGAGCGCCGCAAGCTCATGCACCGCAAGGGCTTCCCGGAGTCCTACGACCAGGCGGAACTACTGAGCTTCATCACCAAGGTAAAGTCCGGCACCCAGAAGGTGCAGGCTCCGGTGTACTCGCACGAGGCCTACGACCGCATTCCGGACCAGGCCATCACAGTCGACCGCCCGGATATCCTCATCGTCGAGGGGCTAAACGTTCTACAGACCGGCCCCACCCTCATGGTCTCCGACCTCTTCGATTTCTCCGTTTACGTCGATGCCCGGCGCGAGGACATCGAGGATTGGTACATCGACCGCTTCCTGCGCCTGAAGAACACTGCGTTTAAGGATCCGAAGGCGCACTTCCACCACTTCGCCAACTTCAGCGATGAAGAGGCCACCGTGGTCGCTAGGGAAATCTGGCAGACCGTGAACCTGCCGAACCTGATGGAGAACATCCTTCCCACCCGCGTGCGTGCTTCCTTGGTTCTGCGCAAGGGCCCGGACCACCTGGTGCAGAAAGTGCGGATGCGGAAGATCTAG
- a CDS encoding NAD(P)-binding domain-containing protein has protein sequence MARPDPNRILDCAIVGGGQSALATAFYLRREGRRGRKAPDFAVFDDQLEPGGAWRHMWPSMTLFSATNFSNLPGMPMPSYDGPKGYPPPDHVVDYLREYERRYDLPVVRPVHIERVEFDDSTGLFHLHARTAGGASRTLHSHTWRARTVAAATGTWSAPFVPYYPGEFAGRQWHTASYPGPEPFAGSTVAVVGAANSGAQIAADLADVAEVTWFVRHPPRWMPDDVDGAELFRRNRERYLAISAGREDPGADSNLGDIVMLPAVRRARDTGRLRPTPMFSTLDDVSADHLIWCTGFRPALGPFRGLLSFRGDAPSPQHPGLFLVGYGDWVGPGSATITGVGVHAKRVAAEVVAATRG, from the coding sequence ATGGCACGCCCAGATCCAAACCGCATCCTGGACTGCGCCATTGTCGGCGGCGGCCAGTCCGCCCTCGCCACGGCCTTCTATTTGCGCCGGGAGGGAAGGCGGGGCCGCAAGGCCCCTGACTTTGCGGTGTTTGATGATCAGCTGGAGCCGGGCGGGGCCTGGCGGCACATGTGGCCGTCGATGACGTTGTTCTCCGCCACCAACTTCTCCAACCTCCCGGGCATGCCGATGCCCAGCTACGACGGGCCTAAGGGCTATCCACCGCCCGACCATGTGGTGGACTACCTGCGGGAATACGAGCGTCGTTACGATCTGCCCGTCGTCCGCCCCGTCCATATCGAACGGGTGGAGTTCGACGACTCGACCGGGCTGTTTCATCTGCATGCCCGCACAGCTGGCGGCGCCTCCCGCACCTTGCATTCCCACACCTGGCGCGCCCGCACCGTCGCCGCCGCCACGGGCACGTGGTCCGCGCCTTTCGTTCCCTACTATCCGGGCGAGTTTGCCGGGCGACAGTGGCACACCGCCTCCTATCCGGGGCCGGAGCCATTCGCCGGTTCCACCGTGGCCGTCGTCGGAGCGGCGAACTCGGGTGCGCAGATCGCCGCCGACCTGGCCGATGTCGCCGAGGTCACCTGGTTCGTCCGCCATCCACCGCGTTGGATGCCTGACGACGTCGATGGCGCGGAGCTCTTCCGCCGCAATCGCGAACGCTACCTTGCCATCTCGGCGGGTAGGGAAGACCCCGGCGCCGATTCCAACCTGGGAGACATCGTCATGCTCCCCGCAGTCCGCCGCGCCCGCGATACCGGCCGCCTGCGCCCCACGCCGATGTTCTCCACCCTTGATGACGTTTCCGCCGACCACCTCATCTGGTGTACCGGGTTCCGCCCCGCCCTCGGCCCTTTTCGCGGGTTGCTCTCTTTTCGTGGTGACGCCCCCTCGCCCCAGCACCCCGGCCTGTTCCTCGTGGGCTATGGCGATTGGGTGGGTCCCGGTTCCGCCACCATCACCGGCGTAGGAGTGCACGCAAAAAGGGTGGCCGCCGAGGTAGTGGCGGCCACCCGAGGGTGA
- a CDS encoding Bax inhibitor-1/YccA family protein, translating into MKSSNPFMGSLAKNQGQHPFAQQGNQGGYGQQGGYGQQGMNPYATSAHGGVQTAAMGYGMQDAANYGQAGSADRPMTVDDVVTKTGITLAVIIALAVVNFIIGLSYSGIAMGLTFVGMIGGLIAVLVSAFGKKYDSAPVTLTYAAFEGLFVGGFTFLVSGAAVGDTDAGMLIAQAVLGTIGVFIGMLFVYKTGAIRVTPKFTRFLVAAMIGTLVLALGNLVFALVTGSAGALRDGGPIAIIFSLVCIGIAAMSFLLDFDQADRLVRAGAPSKMAWGVALGLAVTLVWLYTEILRLLSYFRD; encoded by the coding sequence ATGAAGAGCTCGAACCCGTTCATGGGGTCGCTGGCCAAGAACCAGGGCCAGCACCCGTTCGCACAACAGGGCAACCAGGGTGGCTACGGCCAGCAGGGCGGTTACGGTCAGCAGGGAATGAACCCTTACGCAACCTCCGCGCACGGCGGTGTTCAGACCGCCGCTATGGGCTACGGCATGCAGGATGCGGCTAACTACGGCCAGGCCGGCAGCGCCGACCGTCCGATGACCGTCGATGACGTGGTTACGAAGACCGGCATCACGCTGGCCGTGATCATTGCTCTGGCGGTGGTGAACTTCATCATCGGCCTGAGCTACTCTGGCATCGCGATGGGCCTAACCTTCGTCGGCATGATCGGTGGCCTGATCGCCGTTTTGGTTTCTGCTTTCGGCAAGAAGTACGACTCCGCGCCGGTCACGCTGACCTACGCGGCTTTTGAGGGCTTGTTTGTTGGTGGCTTTACGTTCCTGGTGTCTGGTGCTGCCGTTGGCGATACTGACGCCGGTATGCTCATTGCCCAGGCGGTTCTGGGAACCATTGGCGTGTTCATCGGCATGCTGTTTGTATACAAGACCGGTGCTATTCGTGTGACCCCGAAGTTCACTCGCTTCCTGGTTGCGGCCATGATCGGCACCTTGGTTCTGGCACTGGGCAACCTGGTGTTTGCACTGGTTACAGGGTCCGCAGGTGCCCTGCGAGACGGTGGCCCGATCGCCATCATCTTCTCCCTGGTTTGCATCGGCATTGCTGCCATGAGCTTCCTGTTGGACTTTGACCAGGCTGACCGTCTGGTCCGCGCTGGCGCTCCGTCGAAGATGGCTTGGGGTGTAGCGCTTGGCCTGGCCGTTACTCTGGTCTGGCTGTACACCGAGATCCTGCGCCTGCTGTCTTACTTCAGGGACTAG
- a CDS encoding isoprenyl transferase, which translates to MNRIPQLLYPAYEASLARSLREKPRPKHVAIMADGNRRWARENGFTDVSHGHRVGARKIAEMCGWCDELGIETVTVYLLSTENLKRSPEELSLLCSIIGDVAEELADSDAGFQLRTVGHLELLPEQLRTRLEENQAKTNDHTGVRVNVAVGYGGRQEIVDAVQTLVAELAEQGTAPEDMAEAITAEALGNHMYTSGQPDPDLVIRTSGEQRLSGFLLWQSAYSEIWFTDTYWPAFRRVDFLRALRDYSQRHRRFGL; encoded by the coding sequence GTGAACCGCATCCCCCAGCTGCTATACCCAGCCTACGAGGCGAGCCTAGCGCGCTCGCTGCGCGAGAAACCACGCCCGAAGCACGTTGCCATCATGGCCGATGGCAACCGCCGCTGGGCGCGCGAGAACGGGTTCACGGATGTGTCGCACGGCCACCGGGTGGGCGCTAGGAAGATTGCGGAGATGTGTGGTTGGTGTGATGAGCTGGGGATCGAAACCGTTACGGTGTACCTGCTCAGCACCGAAAACCTGAAGCGCTCGCCAGAGGAGCTGTCGTTGTTGTGCAGCATCATCGGTGATGTCGCGGAGGAATTGGCAGATTCTGACGCCGGGTTCCAGCTGCGTACCGTTGGCCACCTAGAGCTGCTGCCTGAACAGCTGCGTACTCGCCTAGAGGAAAACCAGGCCAAGACGAACGATCACACGGGCGTGCGCGTGAATGTGGCCGTGGGCTATGGCGGGCGCCAGGAGATCGTGGATGCGGTGCAGACCCTCGTGGCCGAGCTGGCGGAGCAGGGGACGGCGCCGGAGGATATGGCAGAGGCAATCACCGCCGAGGCGTTGGGGAATCACATGTACACCTCGGGGCAGCCGGATCCGGACCTGGTGATCCGCACGTCGGGGGAGCAGCGCCTATCTGGTTTTCTGCTGTGGCAGTCCGCGTACTCGGAGATCTGGTTTACCGATACCTATTGGCCGGCCTTCCGGCGCGTGGATTTCCTGCGAGCACTGCGCGACTACTCGCAGCGGCACAGGCGCTTCGGGCTATAA
- a CDS encoding SDR family oxidoreductase codes for MDRKTALITGGTRGIGLAIARELQDDYHLIIGGSSEKAHDVAAQFPSAQGFVADLADTEGIGAAVAELGLERLDVLVHSAGVVAHDPVTETTPEQWKHAFDINLFAVAELTRQLLDALQAAHGTVVTINSGAGFRSSVGFGPYATTKFALRAYTDALREEQRDKIRVSSIHPGKVDSDMQRQIQTHRGVAEADYDETQYLRPESVAKAVRLAIDATDDAMVESLTIRPVNGR; via the coding sequence ATGGATCGGAAAACCGCATTGATCACCGGCGGCACTCGAGGCATCGGCCTGGCGATTGCCCGCGAATTGCAGGATGACTACCACCTGATCATCGGTGGCAGCTCGGAGAAGGCCCACGACGTTGCCGCGCAGTTCCCGAGTGCACAGGGCTTCGTGGCGGACCTTGCTGATACGGAAGGTATTGGTGCGGCCGTGGCAGAGCTGGGGCTGGAAAGGCTCGACGTGTTGGTGCACTCGGCAGGCGTGGTGGCGCACGATCCGGTCACCGAAACCACTCCTGAACAGTGGAAACACGCCTTTGACATCAACCTGTTTGCCGTTGCGGAGCTCACTCGGCAGCTGCTCGATGCACTGCAGGCGGCTCACGGCACTGTAGTGACGATCAACTCCGGCGCGGGCTTCCGCTCCAGCGTGGGCTTTGGCCCGTACGCCACCACGAAGTTCGCTCTGCGCGCCTACACCGATGCGCTGCGGGAGGAGCAGCGCGACAAGATCCGAGTGAGCTCTATTCACCCGGGCAAGGTCGATTCCGACATGCAGCGCCAGATCCAGACCCACCGCGGCGTGGCCGAAGCGGATTACGACGAAACCCAGTACCTGCGCCCGGAATCGGTGGCGAAGGCCGTGCGCCTGGCCATTGATGCGACAGACGATGCCATGGTCGAGTCGCTGACGATCCGCCCGGTCAATGGGCGCTAA
- a CDS encoding succinic semialdehyde dehydrogenase: MKRTNYKRLSVAALPTDLELELRELTTNARLHNLNDDYDGKRLEIEAPFLGETIGWVASGDADDVTEAFRFARRAQQSWVHVPFAERKRIFRRFHDLVLKNADLLCDMVQLETGKNRASSFDEVMDVANNSRYYSNNVEKFMKPRKRASAMSIMAKSVEYRHPLGVVGQISPWNYPLSLGIGDAIPALLAGNAVVAKPDSATPFTSLLVFKFLFDAGLPRDLVQLVTGSGRVVGSAIADQCDFLMFTGSTATGKVLGEQVGRRLIGYSAELGGKNPLIIANDADISYAARGAIDACFSNSGQLCVSIERIYVERASYEDFVGAFTSRVQSMSLGSGFEWETQMGSLASASQLETVEKYVEDAREKGANILCGGKKRPDLGPYFYEPTVMVDVPEDALLRTEEVFGPVVYIEPVEDLYDAIELANDTDYGLNASVFAADDTAWKIGPKIESGSVALNDGYTSSWAAIDNPMGGMKESGVSHRHGAEGLQKYTATQNVTSQRFMYFRGPESLSRKSFSKAMLSLLKAGKTFRMLP, encoded by the coding sequence ATGAAACGAACCAACTATAAGCGCCTATCCGTAGCCGCTCTGCCCACCGACCTGGAATTAGAGCTGCGCGAACTCACCACCAACGCCCGCCTACACAACCTCAATGACGACTACGACGGCAAGCGCCTGGAGATCGAGGCTCCCTTCCTCGGGGAGACGATCGGTTGGGTTGCCAGCGGTGACGCCGACGATGTCACCGAAGCATTCCGCTTCGCCCGTCGCGCCCAGCAGTCTTGGGTGCATGTCCCCTTCGCCGAGCGCAAGCGCATCTTCCGCCGTTTCCACGACCTGGTTTTGAAAAACGCCGACCTACTCTGCGACATGGTGCAGCTAGAGACAGGCAAGAACCGCGCCAGCTCCTTCGACGAGGTCATGGACGTCGCCAACAATTCGCGTTACTACTCCAACAATGTCGAGAAGTTCATGAAGCCGCGCAAGCGCGCCTCGGCGATGTCGATCATGGCGAAGTCCGTTGAGTACCGTCATCCGCTGGGCGTTGTTGGCCAAATCAGCCCTTGGAATTACCCGCTGTCCCTCGGCATTGGCGACGCGATCCCCGCGCTTCTCGCCGGAAACGCTGTGGTCGCTAAGCCCGACTCTGCTACGCCGTTTACCTCGCTTTTGGTCTTTAAGTTTCTTTTTGACGCCGGACTGCCGCGCGACCTGGTGCAGTTAGTTACCGGTTCCGGCCGAGTAGTTGGTAGCGCCATTGCGGATCAGTGCGACTTCTTGATGTTCACTGGCTCCACTGCAACGGGCAAGGTTTTGGGCGAGCAGGTTGGCCGGCGCCTGATCGGCTACTCGGCCGAGCTGGGCGGTAAGAACCCGCTGATTATTGCCAATGACGCGGACATCAGCTACGCCGCCCGCGGCGCTATCGATGCGTGCTTCTCTAACTCCGGCCAGCTGTGTGTTTCCATCGAGCGCATCTATGTCGAGCGCGCGTCCTATGAAGATTTTGTGGGCGCTTTCACCTCTCGCGTGCAGTCCATGAGCCTTGGCAGTGGCTTCGAGTGGGAGACACAGATGGGCTCTCTGGCTTCCGCTAGCCAGCTGGAGACCGTGGAGAAGTACGTCGAAGATGCCCGCGAGAAGGGCGCGAACATCCTGTGTGGTGGAAAGAAGCGTCCGGACCTAGGCCCGTATTTCTACGAGCCGACAGTAATGGTGGACGTTCCGGAGGATGCGTTGCTGCGTACCGAGGAGGTCTTCGGCCCGGTGGTTTACATCGAGCCGGTAGAAGACCTGTACGACGCGATCGAGCTGGCCAATGACACGGACTACGGCCTGAACGCCTCTGTATTTGCCGCCGATGACACTGCTTGGAAGATCGGCCCGAAGATCGAGTCCGGTTCCGTGGCCTTGAACGATGGCTACACCTCCAGCTGGGCGGCCATCGACAACCCCATGGGTGGCATGAAGGAATCCGGTGTCTCCCACCGCCATGGCGCGGAGGGGTTGCAGAAGTACACGGCAACACAGAACGTCACTTCGCAGCGCTTCATGTACTTCCGCGGGCCGGAGTCCCTTAGCCGGAAGAGCTTCTCCAAGGCCATGCTCTCACTGCTGAAGGCCGGCAAGACCTTCCGCATGCTGCCGTAG
- the glyA gene encoding serine hydroxymethyltransferase, which produces MTSPQNSSTQNSQQHNTPLAELDPQVAEAIAGELRRQRTTLEMIASENFVPRAVLQAQGSVLTNKYAEGYPGRRYYGGCEHVDVIEDLARDRAKQVFGAEFANVQPHAGAQANAAVLMSLANPGDKIMGLSLAHGGHLTHGMHLNFSGKLYEVAAYEVDPETFRLDMDKIREQAIAEKPQVLIAGWSAYPRHQDFAAFKSIADEVGAKLWVDMAHFAGLVAADLHPSPVPHADVVSTTVHKTLGGPRSGMILAKQEYAKKLNSSVFPGQQGGPLMHAVAAKAVAMKVAQSDEFRDRQQRTLEGAKILAERLNAQDTKDAGVQVLTGGTDVHLVLVDLRNSQLDGQQGEDLLHEVGITVNRNAVPFDPRPPMVTSGLRIGTSALASRGLDTEAFTEVADVIGTALAGNADIAALRARVDKIAEDFPLYEGLEDWKLV; this is translated from the coding sequence GTGACTTCTCCGCAGAATTCGTCCACTCAGAACTCACAACAGCACAACACTCCTTTGGCGGAGCTGGATCCCCAGGTCGCAGAAGCCATCGCGGGTGAGCTGCGCCGCCAGCGCACCACCCTGGAGATGATTGCCTCGGAGAACTTCGTGCCGCGCGCCGTGCTGCAGGCACAGGGCTCTGTTCTCACCAATAAGTACGCCGAAGGCTACCCAGGCCGCCGTTACTACGGCGGCTGCGAGCACGTGGATGTCATCGAGGACCTGGCCCGCGACCGCGCTAAGCAGGTCTTCGGCGCGGAGTTCGCCAACGTGCAGCCTCACGCCGGTGCCCAGGCCAACGCAGCAGTCCTGATGTCCCTGGCTAACCCGGGTGACAAGATCATGGGTCTGTCCCTGGCACACGGTGGTCACCTGACCCACGGCATGCACCTGAACTTTTCCGGCAAGCTCTACGAGGTTGCCGCTTACGAGGTGGATCCGGAGACCTTCCGTCTGGATATGGACAAGATCCGCGAGCAGGCCATTGCAGAAAAGCCACAGGTGCTGATCGCCGGCTGGTCCGCCTACCCGCGTCACCAGGACTTCGCAGCCTTCAAGTCCATTGCCGATGAGGTTGGCGCGAAGCTGTGGGTGGACATGGCTCACTTCGCTGGCCTGGTTGCCGCAGACCTGCACCCGTCGCCGGTTCCGCACGCTGACGTGGTTTCCACCACCGTCCACAAGACTCTGGGTGGCCCCCGTTCCGGCATGATCCTGGCTAAGCAGGAGTACGCCAAGAAGCTGAACTCTTCCGTCTTCCCGGGCCAGCAGGGCGGCCCGCTGATGCACGCCGTCGCCGCTAAGGCTGTGGCCATGAAGGTGGCACAGTCCGACGAGTTCCGCGATCGTCAGCAGCGCACCCTCGAGGGCGCGAAGATCCTGGCGGAGCGCCTGAATGCTCAGGACACGAAGGACGCTGGAGTACAGGTGCTCACCGGTGGCACCGACGTGCACCTGGTGCTGGTTGACCTGCGCAACTCTCAGCTGGACGGCCAGCAGGGCGAAGACCTGCTGCACGAAGTTGGCATCACCGTCAACCGCAATGCTGTCCCCTTCGACCCGCGCCCGCCGATGGTCACCTCCGGCCTGCGCATCGGTACCTCCGCCCTGGCCTCCCGCGGCCTGGATACCGAGGCCTTCACCGAGGTCGCAGATGTCATTGGTACCGCTCTGGCTGGCAACGCGGACATCGCTGCACTGCGCGCCCGTGTGGACAAGATCGCCGAGGACTTCCCGCTGTACGAGGGCCTGGAAGACTGGAAGCTCGTCTAA
- a CDS encoding DUF4307 domain-containing protein, giving the protein MNAAKKSIQKERYGETRNQKFSGKIVVVILAVVLAATLAYAVSQFMRNSEADVTAQESGGEIVSDERMTMSIDVTRKDPSKPAYCIVTALDYDKNEVGRREFVIPRGGEEVERFLVDIPTRERGYAATAYGCSATLPPHLDPRD; this is encoded by the coding sequence ATGAACGCGGCGAAAAAGAGCATCCAAAAAGAGCGCTACGGCGAAACGCGCAACCAGAAATTCTCCGGGAAAATCGTTGTAGTAATCCTTGCCGTAGTGTTGGCGGCAACGCTTGCTTATGCGGTCTCGCAGTTCATGCGCAACTCGGAGGCGGACGTCACAGCGCAAGAATCCGGCGGCGAAATCGTCTCGGACGAGCGCATGACCATGAGCATCGACGTCACCCGCAAGGATCCCTCCAAACCCGCGTACTGCATCGTCACTGCTCTGGACTACGACAAAAACGAAGTTGGGCGCCGCGAGTTCGTCATCCCCCGCGGCGGAGAAGAAGTAGAGCGCTTCCTGGTGGACATCCCCACCCGCGAGCGCGGCTACGCAGCCACCGCCTACGGTTGCTCCGCCACGCTGCCGCCACACCTAGACCCACGCGACTAA
- the mca gene encoding mycothiol conjugate amidase Mca — MSEKTSSADTQRYRLLAIHAHPDDESSKGAATMARYVDEGHRVKVLTCTGGERGDILNPEMQELAEQGIGEMIEVRREEMAQAASILGVEHEWLGYVDSGLPEGDPKPPLPEGCFALEDTDEVTQNVVRVVREFRPHVIITYDEYGGYPHPDHIKVHAVSVRAWEAAGDPNYHPELGEPWEVKKLYYTHGFIRERFENLATAMYERGAQLPEQVLQHLEMWRQLPDIFSRVTTRVNVADWFERRDDALRAHRTQIDPKGAFFLADMDLQKQVWPTEEFELAQSRVNSELPETELFAGLSEAD, encoded by the coding sequence GTGAGTGAAAAGACATCTTCCGCAGATACGCAGCGTTATCGCTTGTTGGCGATTCATGCGCACCCGGACGACGAATCGAGCAAGGGTGCGGCCACGATGGCTCGTTATGTCGACGAGGGGCACCGGGTGAAGGTACTGACGTGCACCGGTGGTGAACGCGGGGACATCCTGAACCCAGAGATGCAGGAACTGGCCGAGCAGGGCATCGGTGAGATGATTGAGGTGCGCCGCGAGGAGATGGCCCAGGCGGCTTCCATCCTGGGCGTGGAGCATGAGTGGCTGGGCTATGTGGATTCCGGGCTGCCGGAGGGCGACCCGAAGCCGCCGCTGCCCGAGGGATGTTTTGCACTGGAAGACACGGATGAGGTTACGCAAAACGTAGTACGAGTGGTCCGTGAGTTTCGCCCGCACGTCATCATCACCTACGACGAGTACGGCGGTTACCCGCACCCGGATCACATCAAGGTGCATGCGGTTTCCGTTCGTGCTTGGGAGGCTGCCGGCGATCCGAACTACCACCCGGAGCTGGGCGAACCGTGGGAGGTAAAGAAGCTCTACTACACCCATGGGTTCATTCGCGAGCGCTTTGAGAACCTGGCTACTGCCATGTATGAACGCGGCGCGCAGCTGCCGGAGCAGGTTCTGCAGCACTTGGAGATGTGGAGGCAGCTGCCGGATATTTTCTCTCGAGTGACCACTCGCGTGAATGTTGCTGATTGGTTTGAACGTCGCGATGATGCGTTGCGTGCTCACCGCACTCAGATTGACCCAAAGGGAGCGTTCTTCCTGGCGGATATGGACTTGCAGAAGCAGGTGTGGCCGACCGAGGAGTTCGAGCTTGCGCAGTCGCGTGTGAACAGCGAGCTGCCAGAGACGGAACTCTTCGCCGGTTTAAGCGAGGCAGATTAG